TGGAACGATTGACGCAATCAGCTCGTTTAAAGAACGAGCACCTACCGTCTCCAGCATTTCGTGTTGCTGTTGCGCGTTTGGTCCAATGTGACGGTCGATAAACGCTTCGTGATTTTCAAGCTGACGTAAAGACTGGGTCATGAGCGGTGATTCCTGAAACATGCGGGACTTTAGCGGTGGATGGCGCAAAGCTTATCCACCCTACAAATTCTGAGATGTTTTTCCCCCTCTCTCAGGAGAGGGGGAATAATAAGGATTACTCGTCTTCCAACAGGGCTGCATACGCGGTGGCATCCAGCAAACCGTCCAGCTCGGACTCATCGCTGGCTTTGATCTTAAAGATCCAACCGGCTGCATAAGGCTCGCTGTTAATCAGCTCCGGCGAGTCGCTGAGTTCAGTGTTAACTTCGATGATTTCGCCGCTGATGGGGGCGTAAATATCGGAGGCCGCTTTTACCGATTCGGCTACGGCGCAATCATCACCGGTGCTCACGGTTGAACCCACTTCTGGCAGATCAACAAACACCATATCGCCCAGCAACTCTTGGGCATGCTCGGTGATACCGACGGTGTAAGTCCCATCCGCTTCTTTACGCAGCCACTCATGCTCTTTGCTGTATTTCAATTCGTTCGGCACATTGCTCATTGTTTTTCTCCTGATTTCGAAATTCACTGCGCGACAGCTTTACCGCCGCGAACAAAAATTGGTTTAGTCACTTTTACCGGCATTTCTCGGTTACGGATTTGAACGATAGCGGTTTCGCCAATACCCGCAGGAACACGTGCCAGAGCAATGCTGTAACCGAGCGTAGGCGAGAAGGTTCCGCTGGTAATTACCCCTTCCTGGACGTTACCGGATTCATCTGTAAAACGGACAGGCAGCTCATTACGTAATACGCCTTTTTCGGTCATGATCAAGCCAACGAGCTGGTCAGTTCCTCTTTCACGCTGGAGTTCCAGCGCTTCGCGGCCAATAAAATCACGATCTTCAGGCTGCCATGCGATAGTCCAGCCCATGTTCGCCGCCAGAGGAGAGACGCTCTCGTCCATTTCCTGGCTGTAAAGGTTCATACCGGATTCCAGACGAAGCGTGTCGCGTGCGCCGAGGCCGCAAGGTTTCACGCCAATCTCTACCAGTTGTGCCCAAAACTCGGCCGCTTTTTCATTGGGCATCGCAATTTCATAACCCGCTTCGCCGGTATAGCCGGTCGTCGCAATAAACAGGTCACCGGCCTGAACACCAAAGAATGGCTTCATGCCAGCAACGGCATTGCGTTGCTCTTCAGTAAACAACTGCGCGGCTTTTGCCTGCGCGTTTGGCCCCTGAACGGCAATCAGCGACAGGTCATCGCGCACGGTAACGGAAACGGAGAACGGTTCTGCGTGTTGATTAATCCACGCCAGATCGTTTTCACGTGTTGCGGAGTTCACCACCAGGCGAAAATAGTCTTCCGTCTGGAAATAGATAATCAGGTCATCGATAACACCGCCGGAAGCGTTGAGCATTGCGGTGTAGAGGGCTTTGCCCGGCTGGGTCAGTTTGGCAACGTCGTTGGCGACGAGGTAACGCAGGAATTCGCGGGTGCGGCTGCCTTTCAAATCAACGATGGTCATGTGGGAGACATCAAACATTCCGGCATCGTTGCGCACCGCATGGTGTTCATCAATCTGCGAGCCATAGTGCAATGGCATCATCCAGCCATGGAAATCCACCATACGCGCGCCGCAGAGATTGTGCTGTTCAAACAAAGGGGTCTTTTGAGTCATTTTTTCCTCTTTAACCATCTGGTTGAAAAGCGCTGTTCGCTTTTCTTTTCGTCAGACGAAACCCAGCATCACTACCGATCCGGATAGTGACGCAAACGTTACCTTTTGCCTGAACTTACCACTGAATGAGGGAGTAAACCATAAGGTACAAACGGTCATTGCATTAGCTTATGACCAAAATCAGAGGTGCAGCTTGCAGAGTATTCGACTGGAAAAATGCGAGACACTACGCATAAACAAGAAGTGTTTTGGCGAGAATTTGGCGTTAGCTAACATTTATAACCATTCCAGAAACAAATTCACTACATCACGAAAAACGTGGGATGAGAAAAAGTAATCCGAAATAAGAGGTGAGATTAGAATTTTTCAAATGAGGAGGGTATTTCCCTTTCCAATAAGCGGAAAGGGAAATGTGACGCGGTTCTCAGAATAAATTTAACGCAGCCAGTGCGGTAAATCTTGTAGACCCATCGCCTGGCGAACTAATTGTTGTTTCACGCCCGGAAGGGTGTCTGCTAATTTCAGGCCGATATCACGCAGCAGTTTCTTCGCCGGATGACTTCCGGCAAACAGGTCTCGGAAGCCCTGCATACTGGCAAGCATCAGGGCGGCACTGTGTTTGCGGCTACGTTCGTAGCGGCGCAGATAGAGATGCTGCCCGATATCTTTACCCTGGCGATGCAAACGGCGCACTTCATCGATCAGTTCGGCCGCATCCATAAAGCCCAGGTTCACGCCCTG
This genomic window from Buttiauxella gaviniae contains:
- the gcvT gene encoding glycine cleavage system aminomethyltransferase GcvT yields the protein MTQKTPLFEQHNLCGARMVDFHGWMMPLHYGSQIDEHHAVRNDAGMFDVSHMTIVDLKGSRTREFLRYLVANDVAKLTQPGKALYTAMLNASGGVIDDLIIYFQTEDYFRLVVNSATRENDLAWINQHAEPFSVSVTVRDDLSLIAVQGPNAQAKAAQLFTEEQRNAVAGMKPFFGVQAGDLFIATTGYTGEAGYEIAMPNEKAAEFWAQLVEIGVKPCGLGARDTLRLESGMNLYSQEMDESVSPLAANMGWTIAWQPEDRDFIGREALELQRERGTDQLVGLIMTEKGVLRNELPVRFTDESGNVQEGVITSGTFSPTLGYSIALARVPAGIGETAIVQIRNREMPVKVTKPIFVRGGKAVAQ
- the gcvH gene encoding glycine cleavage system protein GcvH, coding for MSNVPNELKYSKEHEWLRKEADGTYTVGITEHAQELLGDMVFVDLPEVGSTVSTGDDCAVAESVKAASDIYAPISGEIIEVNTELSDSPELINSEPYAAGWIFKIKASDESELDGLLDATAYAALLEDE